The proteins below come from a single Salvelinus fontinalis isolate EN_2023a chromosome 1, ASM2944872v1, whole genome shotgun sequence genomic window:
- the LOC129853707 gene encoding LIM domain-binding protein 1-like isoform X6, with product MSVGGCACPGCSSKSFKLYSPKEPGPNGSAFPPFHPGTMLDRDVGPTPMYPPSYLEPGMGRPTPYGNQTDYRIFELNKRLQNWTEDCDNLWWDAFTTEFFEDDAMLTITFCLEDGPKRYTIGRTLIPRYFRSIFEGGATELFYTLKHPKESFHSNFVSLDCDQCTMVTQNGKPMFTQVCVEGRLYLEFMFDDMMRIKTWHFSIRQHREVLPRSILAMHVQDPQMLDQLAKNITRCGLSNSTLNYLRLCVILEPMQELMSRHKTYSLSPRDCLKTCLFQKWQRMVAPPAEPARQAPNKRRKRKMSGGSNMSAGGGNNNNSKKKSPANNFPLSTQDLVGTKTCTLPELEDRS from the exons gctgttcATCTAAGTCGTTCAAGCTGTACTCCCCCAAGGAGCCCGGCCCTAACGGCAGTGCCTTCCCCCCCTTCCACCCCGGCACCATGCTGGACAGAGATGTGGG gCCAACACCAATGTACCCCCCTTCATACCTAGAGCCTGGCATGGG GAGACCTACACCATACGGCAACCAGACAGACTACAGGATATTTGAGCTCAACAAGCGGCTACAAAACTGGACAGAG GACTGTGACAATCTCTGGTGGGATGCCTTCACCACAGAGTTCTTTGAAGATGATGCCATGCTGACCATCACCTTTTGTCTGGAGGACGGGCCCAAACGATACA CTATCGGCCGGACATTGATCCCACGGTACTTCCGGAGTATCTTTGAAGGGGGCGCCACTGAGCTGTTCTACACATTGAAACACCCTAAGGAGTCATTCCACAGTAACTTTGTGTCTCTAGACTGTGACCAGTGCACCATGGTTACACAGAACGGCAAGCCCATGTTCACACAG GTGTGTGTGGAGGGTCGTTTATACCTGGAGTTCATGTTTGACGACATGATGAGGATCAAGACTTGGCACTTTAGCATCAGACAACACAGAGAGGTCCTGCCTCGTAGCATACTAGCTATGCAC GTGCAGGACCCTCAGATGCTGGACCAGCTGGCCAAAAACATCACAAGATGTGGTCTGTCCAACTCCACACTCAACTACCTTAGG CTGTGTGTGATCTTGGAGCCGATGCAGGAGTTGATGTCCAGACACAAGACCTACAGTCTGAGTCCCAGAGACTGTCTCAAGACCTGTCTCTTCCAAAAGTGGCAACGCATGGTGGCCccaccag CTGAGCCGGCCAGACAAGCGCCCAACAAGCGGAGGAAAAGGAAGATGTCTGGCGGTAGCAACATGAGCGCTGGAGGAgggaacaacaacaacagcaagaaGAAGAGTCCTGCTAACAACTTCCCCCTCTCCACACAG
- the LOC129853707 gene encoding LIM domain-binding protein 1-like isoform X5, translating into MSVGGCACPGCSSKSFKLYSPKEPGPNGSAFPPFHPGTMLDRDVGPTPMYPPSYLEPGMGRPTPYGNQTDYRIFELNKRLQNWTEDCDNLWWDAFTTEFFEDDAMLTITFCLEDGPKRYTIGRTLIPRYFRSIFEGGATELFYTLKHPKESFHSNFVSLDCDQCTMVTQNGKPMFTQVCVEGRLYLEFMFDDMMRIKTWHFSIRQHREVLPRSILAMHVQDPQMLDQLAKNITRCGLSNSTLNYLRLCVILEPMQELMSRHKTYSLSPRDCLKTCLFQKWQRMVAPPAEPARQAPNKRRKRKMSGGSNMSAGGGNNNNSKKKSPANNFPLSTQVPDLVGTKTCTLPELEDRS; encoded by the exons gctgttcATCTAAGTCGTTCAAGCTGTACTCCCCCAAGGAGCCCGGCCCTAACGGCAGTGCCTTCCCCCCCTTCCACCCCGGCACCATGCTGGACAGAGATGTGGG gCCAACACCAATGTACCCCCCTTCATACCTAGAGCCTGGCATGGG GAGACCTACACCATACGGCAACCAGACAGACTACAGGATATTTGAGCTCAACAAGCGGCTACAAAACTGGACAGAG GACTGTGACAATCTCTGGTGGGATGCCTTCACCACAGAGTTCTTTGAAGATGATGCCATGCTGACCATCACCTTTTGTCTGGAGGACGGGCCCAAACGATACA CTATCGGCCGGACATTGATCCCACGGTACTTCCGGAGTATCTTTGAAGGGGGCGCCACTGAGCTGTTCTACACATTGAAACACCCTAAGGAGTCATTCCACAGTAACTTTGTGTCTCTAGACTGTGACCAGTGCACCATGGTTACACAGAACGGCAAGCCCATGTTCACACAG GTGTGTGTGGAGGGTCGTTTATACCTGGAGTTCATGTTTGACGACATGATGAGGATCAAGACTTGGCACTTTAGCATCAGACAACACAGAGAGGTCCTGCCTCGTAGCATACTAGCTATGCAC GTGCAGGACCCTCAGATGCTGGACCAGCTGGCCAAAAACATCACAAGATGTGGTCTGTCCAACTCCACACTCAACTACCTTAGG CTGTGTGTGATCTTGGAGCCGATGCAGGAGTTGATGTCCAGACACAAGACCTACAGTCTGAGTCCCAGAGACTGTCTCAAGACCTGTCTCTTCCAAAAGTGGCAACGCATGGTGGCCccaccag CTGAGCCGGCCAGACAAGCGCCCAACAAGCGGAGGAAAAGGAAGATGTCTGGCGGTAGCAACATGAGCGCTGGAGGAgggaacaacaacaacagcaagaaGAAGAGTCCTGCTAACAACTTCCCCCTCTCCACACAGGTACCT